DNA from Oncorhynchus nerka isolate Pitt River unplaced genomic scaffold, Oner_Uvic_2.0 unplaced_scaffold_4275, whole genome shotgun sequence:
TAATATTTATGTTTGTTCACTATATACTTTTTAAAAACAATCCATATTCTCAAGTTATCGTGTGAAGCGGGATGGCTATCAACAACCCATCGGTGTTTCTGTTGATGATAAACGGACAGATAGAAGGGGCGAATGTGagtagttagctaacgttactaaCGAGCTAACTAGCTAAGCATCTAACGTTAGTAACGAGCTAACTAGCTAAGCATCTAACGTTAGTAACGAGCTAACTAGCTAAGCATCTAACGTTAACAAGGTAAAATGAGGCGGATCATATTGGATAACTTGACCGCTTTTTGAATGATTGGTTTAGTGAGCATAAACATGTTCTATAAAAGTGCCTTGTTCATTTGATTTTCGGTTTATTCTCTCTGATCTGACtgatgtgatgttgtgttgtcagttTCCAGAGTATGATGACCTGTACTGTAAATACTGCTTCGTCTACGGACACGACTGGGCTCCCACCTCGGTGAGTGACTCCGAGTCATCTGGAACATGTTGAAGTTCCCTTACTGTGGATAGATATAACATAATACACTTGTTCTACTAAGCTAGCAACTACTAAGTACTTAAATAGCTGCATGTCCAGGGATGCAGGGAACTGGTAAAGGTTTGACTTCAGAGCGTTCAAAACGACTGGGAACTCGGACGAAAACGTGGTGGTAAAAAACCAAAACAACATTTGAACATTCGTCCAACTCGGGAATTCGGGCCTCTTTCTacagctccgacctgaagatcacagacatcatgatttgacctattttccagagttcccagttgtttaaAGAGACATCAAtatctcacctctcctccacactccctttctctttcccccctctctctcctctccctccctccctctcctcctcctccccctccctctctctctcctctccctccctccctctcctcctcctccccctccctctctctctcctctccctctcctcctccccctcccctctctcccctccctccctccctccctccctccctctcctcctcccccaccctctccctccctctcctccccctccctctccctccctctcctccccctcccctctctctctctctctctctcctctctctcctctccctctcctctcctccctctcctcctcctccccctccctctcctccccctccctctctctctcctctcctctctctctcctctccctccctctctctctccctctccctcccctctctctctcctctccctccctctctctctcctctccctccctctctctctcctctccctccctcttctctctccagggTCTAGAGGAGGGTATATCTCAGATTACGTCGAAAGGCAGAGACTCTCCTCAGAGAATGATCTGGAATTTTCCTCTGGAGATCACCTTTAAGAGCACCAACCCATTAGgctgtgagacacacacacatacacacacacacagacccttctTACCGTAGCAGACAGTTGATGATACCATAGCTAACACTGTGTTGTGTGTACCCAGGGCCTCAGATCGTGGTAAGCGTCTACGGTCCTGATACGTTTGGTAACGATGTGGTCAGAGGATACGGAGCAACACACATCCCCTTCACTCCTGGACAGTcagtatctctcctcttcctcttcctctctccatccccttcactcctagacagtcagtatctctcctcttcctcttcctctctccatccccttcactcctagacagtcagtatctctcctcttcctcttcctatccCCTTCACCCCTGGACAGTcagtatctctcctcttcctcttcctctctccatccccttcactcctagacagtcagtatctctcctcttcctcttcctatccCCTTCACCCCTGGACAGTcagtatctctcctcttcctcttcctctctccatccccttcactcctagacagtcagtatctctcctcttcctcttctctctccatccccttcactcctagacagtcagtatctctcctcttcctcttcctctctccatccccttcactcctggacagtcagtatctctcctcctcttcctctctcatggacagtcagtatctctcctcctcttcctctctcatggacagtcagtatctctcctcctcttcctctctcctggacagtcagtatctctcctcttcctctctcatggacagtcagtatctctcctcctcttcctctctcctggacagtcagtatctctcctcttcctctctccatccccttcactcctggacagtcagtatctctcctcctcttcctctctcatggacagtcagtatctctcctcctcttcctctctcctggacagtcagtatctctcctcttcctctctccatccccttcactcctggacagtcagtatctctcctcctcttcctctctcatggacagtcagtatctctcctcctcttcctctctcctggacagtcagtatctctcctcttcctctctcctggacagtcagtatctctcctcctcttcctctctcctggacagtcagtatctctcctcttcctctctcctggacagtcagtatctctcctcctcttcctctctcctggacagtcagtatctctcctcctcttcctctctccatccccttcactcctggacagtcagtatctctcctcttcctctctccatccccttcactcctggacagtcagtatctctcctcttctctctctccatccccttcactcctggacagtcagtatctctcctcttcctctctccatccccttcactcctggacagtcagtatctctcctcctcttcctctctccatccccttcactcctggacagtcagtatctctcctcttcctctctccatccccttcactcctggacagtcagtatctctcctcttcctctctccatccccttcactcctggacagtcagtatctctcctcctcttcctctctcatggacagtcagtatctctcctcctcttcctctctcctggacagtcagtatctctcctcttcctctctcctggacagtcagtatctctcctcctcttcctctctcctggacagtcagtatctcctcctcttcctctctcctggacagtcagtatctctcctcctcttcctctctcctggacagtcagtatctctcctcctcttcctctctcctggacagtcagtatctctcctcctcttcctctctccatccccttcactcctggacagtcagtatctctcctcctcttcctctctccatccccttcactcctggacagtcagtatctctcctcctcttcctctcctggacagtcagtatctctcctcctcttcctctcctggacagtcagtatctctcctcctcttcctctctcctggacagtcagtatctctcctcctcttcctctctcctggacagtcagtatctctcctcttcctctctcctggacagtcagtatctctcctcctcttcctctctcctcttcctctctcctggacagtcagtatctctcctcctcttcctctctcctcttcctctcctggaCAGTCAGTATCTCTCCTCTAACATAATCTCTTGTTTTCAGACACACCAGAACCATCCCAATGTTTGTTCCTGAATCCACATCAAGACTACAGAAATTCTGTAACGGTGTCTAACTGGGGTGTGTGTTTACTgctggggactaagtgtgtgtttaatgctgggggggactaagtgtgtttaatgctgggggactaagtgtgtgtgtttaatgctgggggggactaagtgtgtgtgtttaatgctgggggactaagtgtgtgtgtttaatgctgggggactaagtgtgtttaatgctgggggactaagtgtgtttaatgctgggggactaagtgtgtgtgtgttttaatgctgggggactaagtgtgtgtgttttaatgctgggggactaagtgtgtgtgtttaatgctgggggactaagtgtgtgtgttttaatgctgggggactaagtgtgtgtgttttaatgctgggggactaagtgtgtgtgtttaatgctgggggactaatgctgggggactaagtgtgtttttaatgctgggggactaagtgtgtttaatgggggactaagtgtgtgtttaatgctggggggactaagtgtgtgtgtttaatgctgggggactgtgtgtttaatgctgggggggactaagtgtgtgtgtttaatgctggggactaagtgtgtttaatgctggggggaagtgtgtttaatgctgggggactaagtgtgtgtgtttatgctgggggactaagtgtgtgtgtttaatgtggggactgtgtgtttaatgctgggggggactaagtgtgtgt
Protein-coding regions in this window:
- the b9d1 gene encoding B9 domain-containing protein 1; translated protein: MAINNPSVFLLMINGQIEGANFPEYDDLYCKYCFVYGHDWAPTSGLEEGISQITSKGRDSPQRMIWNFPLEITFKSTNPLGWPQIVVSVYGPDTFGNDVVRGYGATHIPFTPGQHTRTIPMFVPESTSRLQKFCNGV